A part of Miscanthus floridulus cultivar M001 chromosome 6, ASM1932011v1, whole genome shotgun sequence genomic DNA contains:
- the LOC136456626 gene encoding 3-methyl-2-oxobutanoate hydroxymethyltransferase 1, mitochondrial-like isoform X1 → MRRSLSLLARQVALRRLLSNVPESTVYGGPRPQEFSAARRVTVTTLRGKHRRGEPITVVTAYDYPSAVHVDSAGIDVCLVGDSAAMVVHGHDTTLPITLELMLEHCRAVARGAPRPLLVGDLPFGCYESSATQAVDSAVRVLKEGGMDAIKLEGGAPSRIAAAKAIVEAGIAVMGHVGLTPQAISVLGGFRPQGKTVDSAVKVVETALALQEAGCFSVVLECVPAPVAAAVTSALKIPTIGIGAGPFCSGQVLVYHDLLGMLRHPHHAKVTPKFCKQFGNVGDVINKALSEYKQEVETQTFPGPSHTPYKITPTDVDGFANALQKMGLSDAADAVAAAAQNSEKGGEPNGNC, encoded by the exons ATGCGGCGGTCCCTCTCCCTCCTCGCACGGCAGGTGGCGCTGCGGCGGCTGCTGAGCAACGTGCCGGAGTCCACCGTCTACGGGGGGCCACGCCCGCAGGAGTTCTCGGCGGCGCGGCGCGTGACGGTGACCACCCTCCGCGGGAAGCATCGCCGCGGGGAGCCCATCACCGTCGTCACCGCCTACGACTACCCCTCGGCGGTCCACGTCGACTCCGCGGGCATCGACGTCTGCCTCGTCGGGGACTCCGCCGCCATGGTCGTCCACGGCCACGACACCACGCTCCCCATCACGCTCGAGCTCATGCTCGAGCACTGCCGCGCCGTGGCCCGGGGCGCGCCGCGGCCGCTCCTCGTCGGCGATCTCCCGTTCGGCTGCTACGAGTCCTCCGCCACGCAG GCTGTTGATTCAGCTGTGAGGGTGCTGAAGGAAGGTGGAATGGATGCAATCAAGCTGGAAGGGGGTGCGCCATCGAGGATCGCTGCAGCCAAGGCTATTGTGGAGGCTGGTATTGCAGTCATGGGGCATGTTGGCCTCACACCGCAAGCTATTAGTGTGCTCGGTGGATTTAGGCCTCAAGGGAAGACGGTTGACAGTGCTGTAAAG gtTGTGGAGACAGCACTTGCCTTGCAGGAGGCTGGATGCTTCTCGGTTGTGTTGGAGTGTGTGCCTGCTCCAGTGGCAGCCGCTGTAACATCAGCATTGAAAATCCCAACCATTGGCATTGGGGCTGGACCATTCTGTAGTGGACAG GTCTTGGTATACCATGACTTGTTAGGGATGCTGCGACACCCACATCATGCCAAG GTCACACCAAAATTCTGTAAGCAATTTGGTAACGTGGGCGATGTCATCAACAAGGCGTTATCAGAGTATAAGCAAGAAGTGGAAACTCAGACTTTCCCTGGTCCAAGCCACACACCGTATAAGATAACTCCCACAGATGTTGATGGCTTTGCAAATGCACTGCAGAAGATGGGTTTGAGTGACGCCGCAGAtgctgtggctgctgctgctcaaaACAGTGAGAAAGGTGGAGAACCAAACGGAAACTGTTGA
- the LOC136456626 gene encoding 3-methyl-2-oxobutanoate hydroxymethyltransferase 1, mitochondrial-like isoform X2 produces MRRSLSLLARQVALRRLLSNVPESTVYGGPRPQEFSAARRVTVTTLRGKHRRGEPITVVTAYDYPSAVHVDSAGIDVCLVGDSAAMVVHGHDTTLPITLELMLEHCRAVARGAPRPLLVGDLPFGCYESSATQAVDSAVRVLKEGGMDAIKLEGGAPSRIAAAKAIVEAGIAVMGHVGLTPQAISVLGGFRPQGKTVDSAVKVVETALALQEAGCFSVVLECVPAPVAAAVTSALKIPTIGIGAGPFCSGQVQNFLHAYGLLLESFGLEVIEMLQQLHQQGSKSWYTMTC; encoded by the exons ATGCGGCGGTCCCTCTCCCTCCTCGCACGGCAGGTGGCGCTGCGGCGGCTGCTGAGCAACGTGCCGGAGTCCACCGTCTACGGGGGGCCACGCCCGCAGGAGTTCTCGGCGGCGCGGCGCGTGACGGTGACCACCCTCCGCGGGAAGCATCGCCGCGGGGAGCCCATCACCGTCGTCACCGCCTACGACTACCCCTCGGCGGTCCACGTCGACTCCGCGGGCATCGACGTCTGCCTCGTCGGGGACTCCGCCGCCATGGTCGTCCACGGCCACGACACCACGCTCCCCATCACGCTCGAGCTCATGCTCGAGCACTGCCGCGCCGTGGCCCGGGGCGCGCCGCGGCCGCTCCTCGTCGGCGATCTCCCGTTCGGCTGCTACGAGTCCTCCGCCACGCAG GCTGTTGATTCAGCTGTGAGGGTGCTGAAGGAAGGTGGAATGGATGCAATCAAGCTGGAAGGGGGTGCGCCATCGAGGATCGCTGCAGCCAAGGCTATTGTGGAGGCTGGTATTGCAGTCATGGGGCATGTTGGCCTCACACCGCAAGCTATTAGTGTGCTCGGTGGATTTAGGCCTCAAGGGAAGACGGTTGACAGTGCTGTAAAG gtTGTGGAGACAGCACTTGCCTTGCAGGAGGCTGGATGCTTCTCGGTTGTGTTGGAGTGTGTGCCTGCTCCAGTGGCAGCCGCTGTAACATCAGCATTGAAAATCCCAACCATTGGCATTGGGGCTGGACCATTCTGTAGTGGACAG GTGCAGAATTTCTTGCACGCTTATGGGCTGCTCTTGGAAAGTTTCGGCCTTGAAGTGATTGAGATGCTCCAACAGCTTCATCAACAAGGTTCCAA GTCTTGGTATACCATGACTTGTTAG
- the LOC136456626 gene encoding 3-methyl-2-oxobutanoate hydroxymethyltransferase 1, mitochondrial-like isoform X3: MRRSLSLLARQVALRRLLSNVPESTVYGGPRPQEFSAARRVTVTTLRGKHRRGEPITVVTAYDYPSAVHVDSAGIDVCLVGDSAAMVVHGHDTTLPITLELMLEHCRAVARGAPRPLLVGDLPFGCYESSATQAVDSAVRVLKEGGMDAIKLEGGAPSRIAAAKAIVEAGIAVMGHVGLTPQAISVLGGFRPQGKTVDSAVKVVETALALQEAGCFSVVLECVPAPVAAAVTSALKIPTIGIGAGPFCSGQVQNFLHAYGLLLESFGLEVIEMLQQLHQQGSNFLK, translated from the exons ATGCGGCGGTCCCTCTCCCTCCTCGCACGGCAGGTGGCGCTGCGGCGGCTGCTGAGCAACGTGCCGGAGTCCACCGTCTACGGGGGGCCACGCCCGCAGGAGTTCTCGGCGGCGCGGCGCGTGACGGTGACCACCCTCCGCGGGAAGCATCGCCGCGGGGAGCCCATCACCGTCGTCACCGCCTACGACTACCCCTCGGCGGTCCACGTCGACTCCGCGGGCATCGACGTCTGCCTCGTCGGGGACTCCGCCGCCATGGTCGTCCACGGCCACGACACCACGCTCCCCATCACGCTCGAGCTCATGCTCGAGCACTGCCGCGCCGTGGCCCGGGGCGCGCCGCGGCCGCTCCTCGTCGGCGATCTCCCGTTCGGCTGCTACGAGTCCTCCGCCACGCAG GCTGTTGATTCAGCTGTGAGGGTGCTGAAGGAAGGTGGAATGGATGCAATCAAGCTGGAAGGGGGTGCGCCATCGAGGATCGCTGCAGCCAAGGCTATTGTGGAGGCTGGTATTGCAGTCATGGGGCATGTTGGCCTCACACCGCAAGCTATTAGTGTGCTCGGTGGATTTAGGCCTCAAGGGAAGACGGTTGACAGTGCTGTAAAG gtTGTGGAGACAGCACTTGCCTTGCAGGAGGCTGGATGCTTCTCGGTTGTGTTGGAGTGTGTGCCTGCTCCAGTGGCAGCCGCTGTAACATCAGCATTGAAAATCCCAACCATTGGCATTGGGGCTGGACCATTCTGTAGTGGACAG GTGCAGAATTTCTTGCACGCTTATGGGCTGCTCTTGGAAAGTTTCGGCCTTGAAGTGATTGAGATGCTCCAACAGCTTCATCAACAAGGTTCCAA CTTCTTGAAGTAA
- the LOC136456625 gene encoding uncharacterized protein: MSDGWSDRRGRHLINFLVKSPEGTYFLESIDASSEVHDAYMLAGLLEKKVEEIGKDKVVQVVTDNGANFKAAGKILMDRIPTIFWTPCAAHCLDLMLEDIGNLSEFKKPITRARRVTTFIYRHGRILSAMREKTGGADLVRPAATRFATAFLTLKSLYKHKDALKSLMVSEAWTGNKLAKTKAGLDVHDIVLSTQFWNSVEDCVRASAPLLIVLRVVDGDEKPAMPEVQALMNHAKKRINQSFAIQSKKSLLKKIMGIIERRWEKQMDHPLYGAAMYLNPGKLHPLLKKDDDATVGQLRGCFLDVLARMVEDEETRSKINAQAMDYEYLREAFSNKMAIQNLESMSPRKCFISILISASVHHINLIPASIF; this comes from the coding sequence ATGTCTGATGGATGGTCTGATAGGAGGGGCCGCCACTTGATTAACTTCCTTGTAAAGAGCCCGGAGGGGACTTATTTCTTGGAGTCCATTGATGCATCAAGTGAAGTACATGATGCATACATGCTTGCTGGTTTGCTAGAGAAGAAGGTTGAGGAGATTGGGAAAGACAAGGTTGTTCAAGTTGTCACAGATAATGGTGCTAACTTCAAGGCCGCAGGCAAGATTCTCATGGACAGGATTCCTACAATATTTTGGACTCCATGTGCTGCGCACTGCTTGGATCTCATGTTAGAAGATATAGGGAATTTGTCGGAATTCAAGAAACCTATTACACGTGCAAGGCGTGTGACAACTTTCATCTATAGGCATGGGAGGATCCTTAGTGCCATGAGGGAGAAAACAGGTGGGGCTGACCTTGTGAGGCCAGCAGCCACACGTTTTGCAACGGCCTTTTTGACTTTGAAGAGCTTGTACAAGCACAAGGATGCTTTGAAGTCTTTAATGGTTAGTGAAGCATGGACTGGGAACAAATTAGCAAAAACTAAAGCTGGTCTAGATGTGCATGACATTGTGCTCTCTACACAGTTTTGGAATTCAGTGGAAGATTGCGTTAGAGCTTCAGCCCCACTCCTTATTGTGCTTAGGGTGGTTGATGGAGATGAGAAGCCAGCAATGCCGGAGGTTCAAGCTCTAATGAACCATGCAAAGAAGAGGATCAATCAAAGCTTTGCCATCCAATCCAAGAAATCTTTGCTCAAGAAGATCATGGGAATAATTGAGCGACGTTGGGAGAAACAAATGGATCATCCATTGTATGGGGCTGCAATGTATTTGAACCCAGGGAAGCTACATCCTCTCCTAAAAAAGGATGATGATGCAACTGTTGGACAGCTAAGAGGTTGCTTTCTTGATGTGCTTGCAAGAATGGTGGAGGATGAGGAAACTAGAAGCAAGATCAATGCTCAAGCCATGGATTATGAATATCTTAGAGAAGCTTTTTCAAATAAGATGGCCATACAAAACCTTGAGTCAATGAGTCCTCGTAAGTGTTTCATTTCCATTTTAATTTCAGCAAGTGTACATCATATCAATTTAATTCCAGCTAGCATTTTTTAG